In Electrophorus electricus isolate fEleEle1 chromosome 6, fEleEle1.pri, whole genome shotgun sequence, a single genomic region encodes these proteins:
- the itpkca gene encoding inositol-trisphosphate 3-kinase C isoform X2 codes for MIIGIVLKKLCARVSCLLPCCERIDVWKKNRNMVNWSPVVVPLKKQSPWVQVVGHAGNFQTGNDGKLLKKYCACEQQCLQKLMEDVLQPFVPGYHGVTQRDGQDYNLMDNLLTYFESPCIMDCKMGSRTYLEEELKKACKHPQPRADMYEKMVAVDPEAPTPEERAQQAVLKTRYMQWRETLSSTATLGFRIEGIKKSDGSCNTNFKKTKHKDEVMQALEDFVDSNISILTSYQKRLKELRCELEKSDFFKTHEVVGSSLLFVHDHKGRAGVWMIDFGKTAPMPSPLTLDHRSPWVEGNREDGYLWGLDNFIDILTYMLSRH; via the exons ATGATCATAGGCATAGTTTTAAAGAAGCTATGTGCAAGGGTTTCATGCTTGTTACCATGTTGCGAAAGG ATTGATGTGTGGAAGAAGAATAGAAACATGGTGAACTGGTCACCGGTTGTGGTGCCTTTGAAAAAGCAGTCTCCTTGGGTTCAAGTCGTTGGCCatgcag GTAACTTTCAAACAGGCAATGATGGTAAATTGCTGAAGAAATACTGTGCCTGTGAGCAGCAGTGTCTGCAGAAGCTTATGGAGGATGTACTGCAGCCCTTTGTACCAGGCTATCATGGAGTGACGCAGAGAGATGGGCAGGACTACAACCTCATGGATAACCTGCTCACCTACTTTGAATCCCCTTGCATCATGGACTGCAAAATGGGAAGCCG CACTTACCTGGAGGAGGAACTGAAGAAAGCATGCAAGCATCCTCAGCCACGTGCAGATATGTATGAAAAAATGGTGGCAGTGGACCCAGAGGCTCCAACGCCAGAAGAAAGAGCCCAACAAGCAGTACTTAAAACGAGATACATGCAGTGGAGAGAGACCCTTAGCTCCACTGCTACGCTGGGTTTTCGTATAGAGGGCATAAAG AAATCAGATGGCTCCTGTAACACCAACTTTAAAAAGACTAAGCATAAGGATGAAGTAATGCAAGCACTAGAAGACTTTGTTGACAGCAATATCTCAATCCTC ACAAGTTACCAGAAGCGGTTAAAGGAGCTGAGATGCGAGCTTGAGAAATCGGACTTCTTTAAAACTCATGAG GTGGTGGGAAGCTCCTTGCTGTTTGTACATGATCACAAGGGCAGAGCCGGAGTATGGATGATTGACTTTGGGAAGACCGCCCCCATGCCATCGCCTCTTACTCTGGACCACCGCAGCCCCTGGGTGGAGGGCAACAGAGAAGATGGCTACCTTTGGGGCCTGGACaattttattgacattttgaCCTACATGCTGTCCAGGCACTGA
- the itpkca gene encoding inositol-trisphosphate 3-kinase C isoform X1 produces the protein MTKTPGPTAPCLDVGDMLHNLYRPGHQEEPVGDVKCNVIHTQGLCSPLHSGAMALPELVVTSEPCIHQNYQKNAFSSFRLASGSNPDEESVCSDSGFGSSPASSLGLRKLSNSSSAGLSPTSSFEEYEEECSGNNEGKQTGTLNCSLCSGDHNSIDVWKKNRNMVNWSPVVVPLKKQSPWVQVVGHAGNFQTGNDGKLLKKYCACEQQCLQKLMEDVLQPFVPGYHGVTQRDGQDYNLMDNLLTYFESPCIMDCKMGSRTYLEEELKKACKHPQPRADMYEKMVAVDPEAPTPEERAQQAVLKTRYMQWRETLSSTATLGFRIEGIKKSDGSCNTNFKKTKHKDEVMQALEDFVDSNISILTSYQKRLKELRCELEKSDFFKTHEVVGSSLLFVHDHKGRAGVWMIDFGKTAPMPSPLTLDHRSPWVEGNREDGYLWGLDNFIDILTYMLSRH, from the exons ATGACAAAAACACCTGGTCCCACAGCTCCCTGTCTGGATGTGGGAGACATGCTGCATAACCTGTACCGGCCTGGACACCAGGAGGAACCAGTAGGGGACGTAAAGTGTAATGTTATTCATACACAAGGTCTATGTTCCCCTCTACACAGCGGTGCGATGGCTCTTCCTGAGCTAGTTGTAACATCTGAACCATGTATCCACCAGAATTATCAGAAGAACGCTTTTAGTAGCTTTAGACTTGCCTCTGGTTCTAACCCCGACGAGGAGTCGGTCTGTTCCGACAGCGGGTTTGGAAGCTCCCCAGCTTCGTCTCTCGGACTCCGAAAGCTCTCAAATTCATCTTCTGCCGGCCTCTCTCCAACGTCGTCTTTTGAGGAATATGAGGAGGAATGTAGTGGAAATAATGAAGGTAAACAAACGGGGACACTAAACTGCAGTCTCTGCTCAGGCGACCATAACAGT ATTGATGTGTGGAAGAAGAATAGAAACATGGTGAACTGGTCACCGGTTGTGGTGCCTTTGAAAAAGCAGTCTCCTTGGGTTCAAGTCGTTGGCCatgcag GTAACTTTCAAACAGGCAATGATGGTAAATTGCTGAAGAAATACTGTGCCTGTGAGCAGCAGTGTCTGCAGAAGCTTATGGAGGATGTACTGCAGCCCTTTGTACCAGGCTATCATGGAGTGACGCAGAGAGATGGGCAGGACTACAACCTCATGGATAACCTGCTCACCTACTTTGAATCCCCTTGCATCATGGACTGCAAAATGGGAAGCCG CACTTACCTGGAGGAGGAACTGAAGAAAGCATGCAAGCATCCTCAGCCACGTGCAGATATGTATGAAAAAATGGTGGCAGTGGACCCAGAGGCTCCAACGCCAGAAGAAAGAGCCCAACAAGCAGTACTTAAAACGAGATACATGCAGTGGAGAGAGACCCTTAGCTCCACTGCTACGCTGGGTTTTCGTATAGAGGGCATAAAG AAATCAGATGGCTCCTGTAACACCAACTTTAAAAAGACTAAGCATAAGGATGAAGTAATGCAAGCACTAGAAGACTTTGTTGACAGCAATATCTCAATCCTC ACAAGTTACCAGAAGCGGTTAAAGGAGCTGAGATGCGAGCTTGAGAAATCGGACTTCTTTAAAACTCATGAG GTGGTGGGAAGCTCCTTGCTGTTTGTACATGATCACAAGGGCAGAGCCGGAGTATGGATGATTGACTTTGGGAAGACCGCCCCCATGCCATCGCCTCTTACTCTGGACCACCGCAGCCCCTGGGTGGAGGGCAACAGAGAAGATGGCTACCTTTGGGGCCTGGACaattttattgacattttgaCCTACATGCTGTCCAGGCACTGA